The nucleotide sequence GTCCTTAGAGGGAATACCTTTTAGGGTACTAACCCCGTAGTAGGCACTAATGCCTGAATCCACCAATAAGGGCGGCCGCATACCGAGAGTATCGGACGAGGACCTCCTCGACGTATTTCGGTCCACGGCCGACCCCGTCCTCTCGACGGCGGAAGTCGCCGACGCCGTCCCGATCAAACGCCGAGGGACGCTAAACCGGCTCCAGTCGCTCGAGGAGGACGGCGAGCTCGAGAGTAAACGGATCGGGGGGCGAAACACGGTGTGGTGGCTCGGCGACGAGGAGAGCCGCGAGACGCCGTCGAGAGACGCCTCGCCGAGTACCTCCGGGGAACACCCGGAGGACGAGAGGACGCCCGTCACGGACGCGAGCGCGGACACTCCGGACGAGGAGGACTTTTTCCCCGACCTTCGGGACGAGATACCCGGGAGCGGGGAGCACCTCGAAGGGCGGGTACAAGCCGTCCGGGATATTTACGACTACCTGAAAGAGAACGGGACCGGGCGACGGTCGGATTTTGAAGACGTGGTTAACGTCGAGGCGACCGGATACAAAGATTTCAATTCGTTCTACACAAACGCCGTGACGGTCCCGGGGATTCTCTCAAAGCTCCCGGGTGTCAACTCTCCAGGCGAGGGCGGACACGTCTATATCTACGAACCATGACCGAGGACGCCGCCCCCGACGCCGTCGACCCGGAGGACGCGCGGCCGGAGGGACATTACCCCCGGTTCGACAGTAACACCTGGCACTACGTCCCCGAGGAGTTAGCACAGACAATATCGTTAGGCCCCGCCGGCGACGGCGAGCCGGGCCAGGACTGGGTTCTTTCCTACACCCCGGAGCGACGGAACCCCGAGGACCGCGAGAAGGTCTTTGTTCGGTTAACCCCGCGAGCGCTGGAGGAGCTGTATGTCGAAACAAAGGACCTCTCACCCGACGCCCGCCAGGCGGGCCACACCGCCGAGTGTGACCTTTGCGGGGAGTCTGTCCCCCTGGAGAAGGCCGTCCCGAACAAACGCGAGGAGCCGGTACACAAACGCTGTTACAAAGACGCCTACGGCGGGCCGGAGTGGCTCGAGCACTACTAACCATGTCCGACGACGACGCCGGCGAGATCGAGTACGTGACGCCGTCAAAAGAGTATCTCCGGCGACGGCTTCAGGTGATGGACCCGTACGCTTTCGAGGAGTTTGTCGCCGACGTATGGGAACACCTCGGGTGGCACACGCGGGTAGTGGGGGAACCCGGCGACCAGGGGATCGACGTGATCGCGACGGACGGCGAGGACAAGCAACTCATTCAGGCAAAGCGGTACGGCCCGAATACGACAGTCGGCTCGCCCGAGGTACAGCAGTACGCGAGCCTGCGGCTCCAAGAGGAGAACGTAAACCAGGTGACTATCGTAACGACGGGGGAGTTCTCTCGCCAGGCCGAGGAGCTCGCGCCGGACCTCGACGTGATCCTCGTCGACGGCGAGAACCTGCTCGGGATACTTGAGGAGTTAGAAGCCTTTGAGGTGTTCGTCGAGCACTTCGACGACATTCAGTTAGAGTCGGCCGCCGACGCCGACACACGCGAGCGGGAGGACGAAAGCCTGCTCGGACGGATTCAGTCGTGGCTCGGGTGAGTCGGTATAAACGCCCGTCGTCGTCGACGCTTTCGGCCTTAACCAACGCCCCGGCCGAACACCCCGCCGGTGTTGGTTAAGCTCCTCTCGGCCCGAGCGGCCTGGAGCGACTAGACAGCAACTTTGGGAGGGTATCCCCCTCATATATCGGTTGATCTTTCGGCTGTCAGGGTGGGGTAAATCGCCGCACGGGGCTACATGACACCTGAAAATCGCCCCGTGACGGCTGTCGGGGGAGGTGTCTAGGTGGGGAGCGATATGGTGTCTACAAAAGCCCCGACAGTCGCCGACGCCCGTCTAAGGAATTAACCGCCGACCACCCCCCCGGATTGGCATAAACATATTTACCCCCGGCTTCAACCAGGTGGTATGAGTTCGAGCGTAGGGGCGACGACAATCGGCCCGGTCGAACACTCGGTGAGAGACGCCGTCGCCGAGTACCGGGACGAGAACGATCACCCGAATTATAACGCCGCGCTCCAGGCTCTGCTCGAGGAGGTGGAGCAGTAACGACGCCGGCGAGGGGGACAGACGCCTCTCGCCGGTGTTGAATCGAACGACGGCGGGACCGGACTACTTTGGAAGGTGGATCGGTCTTATCGCCGTCGAAAGGGTTTGTGGGCGAAGGCGCGGGAGACGCCTCGGGTGAGACGCCTCGGGGCGTGGCCTTCTACCTGGGTGTTGTACGCCCGGGTTGAAGGCCTTTACTCCTCTCGCGCTCGCCCCGGTTCGCCCTCGTACGGGCCTCAAAACACCGGAAATGCGCGACACTACCGCCGAAGGAACGAACGCACCGACCTACGAACACTCCCCGAGCACCGGGTGGCGCGAGATCGCCGAGCAAATGCACGCCCCCCGAGCGCACGCTGTCGAACCCGGGAACGACGCCGACGACGACGCCGAGAATCTGGAGGTTTTCGACACTATGCTTCAAGAGACAACTCCGACGCCGGAGGTGGCACCGTGACCCTGACCGTCGACGAGTGGCGTCAGCTCCTCGACGCCGTCGACGGACAGACAACCGCCGGCGAGGTGGCCCGCGCCCTCGCCGACGCCCGCGACATATCGGACAGTCGCGCGTACGACCTCGTCGAGGACGCCCTCGAAACGGGACCGCTCGCCGAGCAGGACACCGGCGGGAGTTTTCCCGAGGTGATCCTCGAGGACGCCGACACCGACGACGACGCCGGCGAGGAGGGGGGTTCTCCCGACGCTACCCCCACCCCTGAGCCGGAGAAAACGGGTTCCTCGACGCCCGAGAGCGACGAAAATCGGGTTTCAAACCCGCCGGCGGTTGAGGGCGGTGTGTATCCCGAGGACCTCGCCGAGACCGATCAATGGCTTACCTGGAAGCCCACCGACGACGGCCGAAAGGTCCCGCGAGCACCATACGCAAACCCCGAGTGGCCCGACAAATTCGTTTCAGCACAAGACCCCGAGGTATGGACGTCCTTCGGGACGGCGACCGACTGGAGCGATAAACTCGACGGCTACGGGGTGGCCTTCAATATCCGCGACCGCGAGGAGTACCCCGACGAGGACGCCGTCCTGATTGATTACGACGACGCCCGCAACCCCGAGACCGGACGGATTCACCCGGTTGTCCTCGAGCATATCCGGCGAGCCGAGAGTTACGCCGACGTGAGCACCTCCGGGACGGGGGTTCACATTTTCGTCCGGGGACAGCTCCCCGAGGACGTCAAAGCGATTGACGCCGACCTCCCCGACGCCGAGGGGTTCGAGGACGCCGAGATTGAAGTGTACGACTCGGCCCGGTTTAGTGCCATGACCGGCGACCACATTCAGGGGACGCCGGCCGAAACCTCCAATTGCCAGGCCTTTCTCGACGACCTCGCGGAGGAGTACGCGACTGTCGCCGAGGGGACGCCCGACGAAATGCTCCGGGATCCCGAAAAGTCCCGCGAGGAGATTCACTCGGTCGACACCACGGCCGATATGCAGGATGTTCTCGACGCGATCCAGCACACCGGCCCCCGAGATATACGACTCCGGTCGACCGTCACTCAAGAACGGGCGGACGGGAGTAAGTCCTTAGACCCGAGTTGGGCACAGTCCAAGAGCGGGACCCGACTAGCACAAGTCGACGGCGGCTGGGTGTATCGGAAGGGTATGGTCGGCCTCGACGCCCTCCAGGTGGTCGCCCTCGAGGAGCGGATTATCACGTCGGAAACGGATTACCCGAGCGGACAGGACTTTTGGGACGCCGTCGACGCCCTCCGGGCGCGAGGGGCGCATATCCCCGAGTACGAACCCGCCGAGGGTGACACCGAGCAGGTGGCAGTTCTCCCCCCGGCTGTCCGCGACCTCTCGACGGCCGCGAGCGGGTGGGACTGGCGACACACCGCCGAGCAGGGGGCACACTCCCTATCTATCGACGACGCTCGCGAGCGGACTAAGAACGATATTCACGACGCCTACGAAACCGGCGACCGAGTGTTGATCGAAGCCCTCCCGACAATGGGCAAGTCCTACGGCGCGATCAAAGCGGCCGCCGACGCCGGCGAGCAGATTACAGTCGTGACAAAGCGGGGGCACAAAGAGCAATATCAGCAATTCAAAGAGTGGGCCGACGAGTTCGGACTGTCCTACTACCAGCTCCCGAGCTTTACCCGGGACTGTGATACCGCAAACGGCGAACACGGCGAGGACTGGGCCGACGCCGTCCGGGACTGGTACAACCGGGGCGCGACCCCAAAGGAGATTCACAAAGCCGCCGAGTACGTCCTCGGCGAACCGCTCCCCTGCCAGCGGCATGAGGGCCAGCGGTGTCCCTACTCCTCAAAATGGGACTTTGACCCCGACGACTACGACGTTCTCATAGGCCACTACAAGCACCTATACCGAGAGAACACGGTGGTTAACGGTCGGACTGTCGTTATCGACGAGTTCGAGGACGGCGCTTTTGAGCAACACCTCGGGCTCGACCTCCAGGGCGCGGTGTCCTATTGGCTGGAGTGTACCGAGGGCGTCCCGTTCGACGACTACACCGACCTCCTCGAGAACCGCGACGACCCACAGAAACGCGCCGACGCGCTACTGTGGTTCGAGGAGCACGGTGTCGAACCCGACGAAACCCATGTGTTCGACGACGCGAGCGCACACGCGGCCGCCCCGCTCGCGGTCTTTACGACCCTCGCCGGCGACGACCTCGGGAACGGGTTTGAAAAAGCCGAGATCGAGGACGTGGGAACCGGGGTACGGAACCGCAAGACCGACGCGGTCTCAATTCTCCGGCCGCCGAGGTTAGATTACGCCTCGGGGGTGGTGGCACTA is from Halorientalis litorea and encodes:
- a CDS encoding restriction endonuclease; translation: MSDDDAGEIEYVTPSKEYLRRRLQVMDPYAFEEFVADVWEHLGWHTRVVGEPGDQGIDVIATDGEDKQLIQAKRYGPNTTVGSPEVQQYASLRLQEENVNQVTIVTTGEFSRQAEELAPDLDVILVDGENLLGILEELEAFEVFVEHFDDIQLESAADADTREREDESLLGRIQSWLG
- a CDS encoding MarR family transcriptional regulator; the protein is MILEDADTDDDAGEEGGSPDATPTPEPEKTGSSTPESDENRVSNPPAVEGGVYPEDLAETDQWLTWKPTDDGRKVPRAPYANPEWPDKFVSAQDPEVWTSFGTATDWSDKLDGYGVAFNIRDREEYPDEDAVLIDYDDARNPETGRIHPVVLEHIRRAESYADVSTSGTGVHIFVRGQLPEDVKAIDADLPDAEGFEDAEIEVYDSARFSAMTGDHIQGTPAETSNCQAFLDDLAEEYATVAEGTPDEMLRDPEKSREEIHSVDTTADMQDVLDAIQHTGPRDIRLRSTVTQERADGSKSLDPSWAQSKSGTRLAQVDGGWVYRKGMVGLDALQVVALEERIITSETDYPSGQDFWDAVDALRARGAHIPEYEPAEGDTEQVAVLPPAVRDLSTAASGWDWRHTAEQGAHSLSIDDARERTKNDIHDAYETGDRVLIEALPTMGKSYGAIKAAADAGEQITVVTKRGHKEQYQQFKEWADEFGLSYYQLPSFTRDCDTANGEHGEDWADAVRDWYNRGATPKEIHKAAEYVLGEPLPCQRHEGQRCPYSSKWDFDPDDYDVLIGHYKHLYRENTVVNGRTVVIDEFEDGAFEQHLGLDLQGAVSYWLECTEGVPFDDYTDLLENRDDPQKRADALLWFEEHGVEPDETHVFDDASAHAAAPLAVFTTLAGDDLGNGFEKAEIEDVGTGVRNRKTDAVSILRPPRLDYASGVVALDGTPTKRLWELSLGERLNHRPVLDDTERTEYVRDALNLNIVRTTEYVKPYNSADHVNTEQDAALLEGIVENHGDRPSVITSSTAEHEYDAEDVLEYVDETKHYGNVLGSNEFKTKRLGAVIGSNHFGDGFIKKWGAYAGEAVARNDEKGAGLSYGGFGDRVLTHMREHETLQATMRFGRDGNGAVVYVHTNTLPEWVPLAGEGRVVTTWSDGMKHVVRTLEDLDTATTAEIADAVDLSRQQVFDHLETLRERGVLQREQDAEDGRRVVWVDDGLHRLGEHGEVELEPVDLEDLDDEEVRQLARSSIYTWEFTNRGGCGGGLREQLGETPSTTREDPPSGGDRPPTDAD